From Firmicutes bacterium HGW-Firmicutes-1, one genomic window encodes:
- a CDS encoding 50S ribosomal protein L11 methyltransferase, with protein MEWHSILINTKEDAIELIADMLYSIGVKGIEIVDNKLSQYEKENLIVDYIDSKLVVSDSIKVICYFSEEENIEEKVLLIEEYLEEIKGYVDIGEGTINRSITKEEDWANNWKQYYKPFRVGEHIVIKPTWEPFLDLKEDDIVIEIDPGMAFGCGTHETTSMCITQLEKYVQKGVSVIDVGCGSGILSIVAARLGAGKISAIDLDKAAVKVSKENVELNHLEAQISVFHGDLISQVNEKADLVVANIMADIILVLVDDIKRVLKNDGLFISSGIILDRLDEVKSKLISSNFEIIEITNHGEWVAITSKMKA; from the coding sequence ATGGAATGGCATAGCATTCTAATAAACACAAAAGAAGATGCAATCGAGCTAATAGCCGATATGTTGTATTCTATTGGTGTAAAAGGTATTGAAATAGTTGATAATAAATTAAGCCAATACGAAAAAGAAAATCTGATTGTAGATTATATTGACAGTAAGCTTGTAGTCTCTGACTCAATTAAAGTAATCTGTTACTTTTCAGAAGAAGAGAACATTGAAGAAAAAGTCTTGCTTATTGAGGAATACTTAGAAGAAATAAAAGGCTATGTTGACATTGGTGAAGGTACGATCAATAGATCAATAACGAAAGAAGAAGATTGGGCAAACAATTGGAAACAATATTATAAGCCATTTAGAGTTGGAGAACATATAGTCATTAAGCCAACCTGGGAGCCTTTTTTAGATTTAAAGGAAGACGACATTGTCATAGAAATAGATCCCGGTATGGCTTTTGGATGTGGTACCCATGAAACCACATCAATGTGCATTACACAGCTAGAGAAATATGTACAAAAAGGTGTAAGTGTCATTGATGTTGGTTGTGGAAGTGGAATTTTATCCATTGTAGCTGCAAGGCTAGGAGCAGGAAAAATTTCTGCTATTGATTTAGATAAAGCAGCGGTTAAAGTGAGTAAGGAAAATGTAGAGCTTAATCATTTGGAGGCACAAATATCCGTTTTTCATGGCGATTTAATTAGTCAAGTAAATGAAAAAGCAGATTTAGTAGTTGCAAATATTATGGCTGATATTATATTGGTTTTGGTAGATGATATAAAAAGAGTTCTGAAAAATGATGGCTTATTCATTTCTTCTGGAATTATATTAGACCGATTGGATGAAGTGAAATCAAAGCTAATTAGTTCGAATTTTGAAATAATTGAAATAACAAATCATGGAGAATGGGTAGCAATAACCTCCAAGATGAAAGCGTGA
- the grpE gene encoding nucleotide exchange factor GrpE, translating into MEEVIDTALDVELDETEMDFESKLQAERNIAKSYLDKLQRTMAEYDNFRKRTIKEKSQMYENGSKEVFEKFLPIIDNFERALGIASEEEKENSFVQGIEMIYKQLLGAMKDLGVEEMDALYQEFDPNLHHAVSHEEDENYGENEVIEVLQKGYMFKDRVLRFSMVKVVN; encoded by the coding sequence ATGGAAGAAGTGATAGACACTGCTCTTGATGTAGAATTAGATGAGACAGAAATGGATTTTGAATCAAAGCTTCAAGCAGAGAGAAACATTGCTAAGAGCTATCTTGATAAGCTCCAACGTACTATGGCTGAATATGATAATTTTAGAAAAAGAACAATAAAAGAAAAATCTCAAATGTATGAAAATGGATCCAAGGAAGTATTTGAAAAATTCTTGCCAATTATAGACAATTTCGAGAGAGCATTAGGAATCGCATCAGAAGAAGAAAAAGAAAATTCCTTTGTGCAAGGCATTGAAATGATTTACAAACAACTATTAGGGGCAATGAAAGATCTAGGTGTAGAAGAAATGGACGCCCTCTATCAGGAATTTGATCCTAATTTGCATCATGCAGTTTCACATGAAGAAGATGAAAATTATGGTGAAAACGAAGTTATAGAAGTGCTTCAAAAAGGATATATGTTCAAGGATCGTGTACTTAGATTTAGTATGGTTAAGGTAGTAAATTAA
- a CDS encoding two-component system response regulator: MAAIRVLIVDDAVFMRTVLKKMLEEESYEVVGEASNGIEAIKKAKELKPDVITLDITMPEMDGVTALPDILKESPNSKVIMCSAMGQQPMVVDAIKKGAKDFIVKPFQKARVLQAIDNIMSK; this comes from the coding sequence ATGGCTGCAATTAGAGTGTTAATTGTTGATGACGCAGTATTTATGAGAACGGTATTAAAAAAAATGTTAGAAGAAGAAAGTTATGAAGTAGTTGGTGAAGCTAGTAATGGTATAGAAGCCATTAAGAAAGCGAAGGAATTAAAACCAGATGTTATTACATTGGATATTACAATGCCAGAAATGGATGGTGTTACAGCACTTCCTGATATTTTAAAGGAAAGTCCAAATTCAAAGGTTATTATGTGTTCTGCAATGGGTCAACAACCAATGGTTGTTGATGCAATTAAAAAAGGTGCAAAGGATTTTATTGTAAAACCTTTTCAAAAAGCTAGAGTACTACAAGCTATCGATAATATAATGTCAAAGTAG
- a CDS encoding PTS sugar transporter, with product MKTIKVSLNSIDKVKIFVNIIAKYDSDFDLISGRYVIDAKSIMGIFSLDLSKPIELTIHDDSVVEEVTEGLKKYIVE from the coding sequence ATGAAAACAATCAAAGTTTCACTAAATTCCATCGATAAGGTAAAAATATTCGTAAACATCATTGCAAAATACGATTCTGATTTTGATTTAATATCAGGTCGCTATGTAATTGATGCTAAATCTATAATGGGCATTTTCAGCTTAGACTTAAGCAAACCTATCGAATTAACCATTCACGACGATTCAGTCGTTGAAGAAGTTACAGAAGGTTTAAAAAAATACATAGTAGAATAA
- a CDS encoding 16S rRNA (uracil(1498)-N(3))-methyltransferase — protein sequence MHRFFVEDNQIEENYITIEGADVNHIVNVLRLSTNEEIIISNRQGQEYCCIIDLLEKEFVKCKIQSVQQSNQELPTKIYLFQGIPKQDKMELIIQKSIELGVYEIVPVVMARSIVKINQQNKEKKNDRWQRIASAAAKQSHRAIIPTVTDAMSFDEALQYAGKLENVIVPYEKASDMKSSKEIFSQAANHGSIGIFIGPEGGFDEIEIERLMAMEASIVSLGKRILRTETAGMVVLSILMYNLEVE from the coding sequence ATGCATCGATTTTTTGTAGAAGACAACCAAATTGAAGAAAATTATATTACGATTGAAGGAGCCGATGTTAACCATATTGTTAATGTTTTGCGACTTTCTACGAATGAAGAAATAATAATTAGTAATAGACAAGGGCAAGAATATTGTTGTATAATAGATTTATTAGAAAAAGAGTTCGTTAAATGCAAAATACAATCTGTTCAACAATCAAATCAAGAATTGCCTACAAAAATATATTTGTTTCAGGGAATACCTAAACAGGATAAAATGGAACTTATCATTCAAAAGAGTATTGAACTCGGTGTTTATGAAATTGTTCCGGTTGTGATGGCAAGGTCCATAGTAAAAATAAACCAGCAGAATAAAGAAAAAAAGAATGATAGATGGCAGCGAATCGCTTCTGCTGCAGCAAAACAATCTCATCGTGCTATTATTCCAACAGTAACTGATGCAATGAGTTTCGATGAGGCATTACAATACGCGGGAAAGTTAGAAAATGTAATCGTACCTTATGAGAAGGCTAGTGACATGAAGAGTTCGAAAGAAATTTTTTCTCAAGCCGCTAACCATGGATCCATTGGAATTTTTATTGGACCAGAAGGTGGTTTTGATGAAATTGAGATTGAAAGACTTATGGCCATGGAGGCTTCTATTGTTTCTCTGGGTAAAAGGATTTTAAGAACTGAAACAGCAGGCATGGTAGTATTGTCTATTTTAATGTATAACTTGGAGGTGGAGTAA
- a CDS encoding tRNA 4-thiouridine(8) synthase ThiI: MKKAFLVKYGEIAIKGKNRYLFENALVDQIKGRLSKIGSFKVLKEQGRIYVEPLEDVDEDDIVDVLKKVFGLIGICPVIVLDSSDFEHIKEMAITYLEEEYKQFDFTFKVEAKRAMKTYPLNSMEIAREVGSFVLDHFPTLKVDVHKPQVKLWIEIRNKTYIYSKIIKGLGGMPVGSNGKAMLLLSGGIDSPVAGWMIAKRGVKLDAVYFHSHPYTTDRAKEKVIELARLVSVYTGKINLHIVPFTEIQLYIYENCPHEQLTIIMRREMMKIAEIIAYKNDALALITGESIGQVASQTLQSLVTTDDVCTMPVFRPLIAFDKQDIVNISETIGTYETSILPYEDCCTVFVAKHPVTKPSLKSIERSEERLGQMEVMIEKAIKDTEVMSIRA; encoded by the coding sequence ATGAAAAAAGCCTTCTTAGTGAAATATGGAGAAATAGCCATTAAGGGTAAAAATAGATATCTATTTGAAAATGCGCTAGTTGATCAAATAAAAGGTAGATTATCTAAAATTGGATCGTTTAAAGTGTTAAAGGAACAAGGAAGAATATATGTTGAACCACTAGAAGATGTAGACGAAGATGATATCGTTGATGTGTTAAAAAAGGTTTTTGGACTAATTGGTATTTGCCCAGTCATAGTCCTAGACTCATCTGATTTTGAGCATATCAAGGAAATGGCTATTACTTATTTGGAAGAAGAGTACAAGCAATTTGACTTCACTTTTAAGGTTGAAGCAAAGAGGGCTATGAAAACGTATCCTTTAAATTCAATGGAGATTGCAAGAGAAGTTGGATCATTTGTACTAGATCATTTTCCGACTTTAAAGGTAGATGTCCATAAACCACAAGTTAAGCTATGGATTGAAATAAGGAATAAAACATATATCTATTCAAAAATCATCAAAGGATTAGGTGGTATGCCAGTAGGCAGCAACGGAAAAGCGATGCTCCTCCTTTCTGGTGGAATTGATAGCCCTGTTGCAGGTTGGATGATTGCTAAGCGAGGAGTAAAGCTTGATGCAGTTTATTTCCATTCTCACCCATATACAACTGATAGAGCTAAGGAAAAGGTTATTGAATTAGCGAGGCTAGTATCTGTTTATACTGGAAAAATCAATCTTCATATTGTACCCTTTACTGAAATACAGCTATACATTTATGAAAATTGCCCTCATGAACAGCTTACGATTATTATGCGTCGTGAAATGATGAAAATAGCTGAAATTATTGCATATAAAAATGATGCGCTTGCACTTATAACTGGTGAAAGCATAGGACAAGTTGCAAGTCAGACACTTCAAAGTCTAGTTACAACGGATGATGTGTGTACTATGCCTGTCTTTAGACCGCTGATAGCTTTCGATAAGCAAGATATCGTAAATATTTCCGAGACAATTGGAACATATGAAACCTCAATATTACCGTATGAGGATTGTTGTACGGTTTTTGTAGCAAAGCATCCAGTTACAAAGCCTTCTTTGAAGTCTATTGAAAGATCAGAGGAGAGGTTAGGGCAGATGGAAGTTATGATAGAGAAAGCAATAAAGGATACAGAGGTTATGAGTATTAGAGCATAA
- the dnaJ gene encoding molecular chaperone DnaJ: protein MAEKKDYYETLGVSKGATEVDIKKAYRKLAKQHHPDTNPDDDVSEHKFKEATEAYEVLSDAEKRAKYDQFGHAAFDNGAGAGGFRGGFDFGDMGDVFGDIFGDFFGGSRRQSSNAPTKGANLRANIKLAFEEAVFGIEKEIQVTTSDPCDTCHGSGAKSGTSPEQCPTCHGAGQVRYNQQTLFGTVSSVKTCGQCQGSGKVIKEKCTDCQGSGFVRRIKKISVSIPEGIDNGQSIRLKGKGEPGKNGGPRGDILLTIYIEPHPHFERQDIDILYTMPITFAQAALGDELEVPTIDGNVKYEMNAGTQTNTRFRLKGKGVPKLSNPKIRGDQYVTVIIEVPKNLNDRQIELLKEFAAISKTISNEQGDKKKKWYDKVKDVFE from the coding sequence ATGGCAGAAAAGAAAGATTATTACGAAACCTTGGGAGTTTCAAAAGGTGCAACTGAGGTAGATATTAAAAAAGCATATCGTAAACTTGCGAAGCAACATCATCCAGATACGAATCCAGATGATGATGTATCAGAACATAAATTTAAAGAAGCTACAGAAGCCTATGAAGTATTAAGTGATGCGGAAAAAAGAGCTAAGTATGATCAATTTGGTCATGCAGCCTTTGACAACGGAGCTGGTGCTGGTGGGTTTAGAGGTGGTTTTGATTTTGGAGATATGGGCGATGTTTTTGGAGATATCTTTGGCGATTTTTTTGGAGGCTCGAGAAGACAAAGTTCAAATGCGCCAACAAAAGGTGCTAATTTAAGAGCTAATATTAAATTGGCCTTTGAAGAAGCTGTTTTTGGAATTGAAAAGGAAATTCAAGTAACAACATCAGATCCATGTGATACATGTCATGGATCAGGAGCAAAGTCTGGAACTTCACCAGAACAATGCCCAACTTGTCATGGAGCTGGTCAAGTAAGATATAATCAACAAACTTTATTTGGTACAGTATCAAGCGTTAAGACATGTGGTCAATGCCAAGGCTCTGGCAAGGTTATCAAAGAAAAATGTACCGATTGTCAAGGTTCAGGCTTTGTAAGAAGAATTAAAAAGATATCAGTATCTATTCCTGAAGGAATTGACAATGGTCAGAGTATTCGTTTAAAAGGAAAAGGCGAACCAGGTAAAAATGGTGGACCAAGAGGCGATATTTTATTGACTATTTATATTGAACCTCATCCACATTTCGAAAGACAAGATATTGACATACTATATACAATGCCAATTACCTTTGCGCAAGCAGCGCTTGGTGATGAACTTGAAGTGCCAACCATTGATGGAAATGTTAAGTATGAAATGAATGCGGGAACACAAACCAATACACGTTTTAGATTAAAAGGTAAGGGTGTCCCTAAATTAAGCAATCCTAAGATTAGAGGAGATCAATATGTTACTGTTATTATTGAAGTGCCTAAAAATCTGAATGATAGACAGATTGAATTATTGAAGGAATTCGCAGCCATATCTAAGACTATATCAAATGAACAAGGCGATAAAAAGAAAAAGTGGTACGATAAAGTAAAAGACGTTTTTGAATAA
- a CDS encoding molecular chaperone DnaK — protein MAKIIGIDLGTTNSCVSVMEGGKPIVIANTEGARTTPSVVAFAKNGDRLVGDPAKRQSITNPDKTISSIKREMGTNHKVKIDDKDYSPQEVSAMILQKLKADAESYLGETVTEAVITVPAYFSDSQRQATKDAGKIAGLDVKRIINEPTAAALAYGLDNEHEQKIMVYDLGGGTFDVSIIEIGDGVLEVLATSGNNRLGGDDFDKRVMDYLVKEFKNKEGIDLTSDKMAMQRLKEAAENAKKELSNTTTTNINLPFITASQDGAKHLDITLTRSKFDELTHDLVDSTLGPVSSALKDAGLSASQLDKVLLVGGSTRIPAVQDAVKSLTGKDAFKGINPDECVAVGAAIQGGKLAGDAGSGDILLLDVTPLSLGIETLGGVATKLIERNTTIPTKKSQVFSTAEDNQTAVDIHIVQGEREFARDNKTLGRFRLDGIATARRGIPQIEVSFDIDANGIVNVHAKDLGTGKEQHITITASTNLSDEEINKAVDEAKRFEAEDKKRKEAIDLKNEAESLIFQTEKTITELGDKVSEEEKSKIEAEVKKLKDILEKVKTETISDAEAAEIKAAKDSLMTIVQDFSAKLYEAANASAGAGPADGQSEGPSEGPDDFVDVDFKEEK, from the coding sequence ATGGCTAAAATAATTGGAATTGACTTAGGAACAACAAACTCATGTGTATCTGTAATGGAAGGTGGCAAACCTATCGTTATTGCTAATACAGAAGGAGCAAGAACTACACCATCAGTTGTAGCTTTTGCAAAAAATGGAGACCGTCTTGTAGGAGACCCAGCAAAAAGACAATCTATCACGAATCCAGACAAAACAATTAGCTCTATAAAAAGAGAAATGGGAACGAATCATAAGGTTAAAATTGATGATAAAGACTATTCACCACAAGAAGTATCTGCTATGATTCTACAAAAGCTAAAAGCAGATGCAGAAAGTTACCTTGGAGAAACCGTAACAGAAGCAGTAATTACTGTACCTGCTTACTTCAGTGATAGCCAACGTCAAGCAACCAAAGACGCAGGAAAGATTGCTGGATTAGATGTTAAAAGAATCATTAATGAACCAACTGCTGCAGCACTTGCATATGGTTTAGACAACGAACATGAACAAAAGATCATGGTATATGATTTAGGTGGAGGTACTTTTGATGTATCCATTATTGAAATTGGTGATGGTGTATTAGAAGTTCTAGCAACAAGCGGAAACAATAGACTTGGTGGAGATGACTTTGACAAACGTGTTATGGATTACTTAGTAAAGGAATTCAAAAACAAAGAAGGCATTGATTTGACATCTGACAAAATGGCAATGCAACGTTTAAAAGAAGCAGCAGAAAACGCTAAAAAAGAATTATCAAATACAACTACAACAAATATAAACCTACCATTTATCACTGCTAGTCAAGACGGTGCTAAGCATTTAGATATCACTCTTACACGTTCGAAATTTGATGAATTGACACATGATTTAGTTGATAGCACACTTGGTCCAGTTTCAAGTGCGTTAAAGGATGCTGGTTTATCAGCTTCCCAACTTGATAAAGTATTATTGGTTGGTGGTTCAACTAGAATCCCAGCGGTTCAAGATGCAGTTAAAAGCCTTACAGGAAAAGATGCTTTTAAGGGTATCAATCCTGATGAATGTGTAGCTGTAGGTGCTGCTATTCAAGGTGGTAAGCTTGCGGGAGATGCGGGATCTGGAGACATCTTATTATTAGACGTAACGCCTTTATCACTTGGAATTGAAACATTAGGTGGTGTAGCAACTAAGCTAATTGAAAGAAATACTACGATTCCAACTAAGAAGAGCCAAGTGTTCTCAACTGCAGAAGATAATCAAACAGCAGTAGATATTCATATCGTTCAAGGTGAAAGAGAATTTGCAAGAGACAATAAAACCTTAGGACGCTTTAGATTAGATGGCATTGCTACAGCAAGAAGAGGAATTCCTCAAATTGAAGTATCCTTTGATATTGATGCCAATGGTATCGTAAATGTACATGCTAAAGACCTAGGAACAGGAAAAGAACAACACATTACAATCACAGCAAGCACTAATCTTTCAGATGAAGAAATAAATAAGGCAGTAGACGAAGCAAAGCGTTTTGAAGCAGAAGACAAAAAGCGTAAAGAAGCCATTGACCTTAAAAATGAAGCAGAATCTCTTATATTCCAAACTGAAAAGACAATTACGGAACTTGGAGATAAAGTAAGTGAAGAAGAAAAGAGCAAGATTGAAGCTGAAGTAAAGAAATTAAAAGATATTCTAGAAAAAGTGAAAACTGAAACAATTTCTGACGCAGAAGCTGCAGAAATTAAAGCTGCAAAGGATTCATTAATGACAATTGTACAAGATTTCTCAGCGAAACTATACGAAGCAGCAAATGCATCAGCAGGAGCAGGTCCTGCAGATGGTCAATCAGAAGGCCCTTCAGAAGGTCCAGATGATTTTGTTGATGTAGATTTTAAAGAAGAAAAGTAA
- the hrcA gene encoding heat-inducible transcription repressor HrcA yields the protein MELNDRKMKILQAIISSYFDTAEPVGSRTISKNYDLGISPATIRNEMSDLEELGFIVQPHTSSGRIPSDKGYRLYVDILLDNQKSQMKKIALLEDLVQKADRIENLLQDIVKMLAKETRYATMISTPQYKKSKIKNIQLICLEPTKLLAVVVTDGNTIKNYMIDIKEGIEQNVLNRLTFILNEHLYGLTLEQINLPLIQSIQKYADTNFEIITKVLDVVGQTIASIDDTDIYTSGTTNILKFPEFSDVTKAMELIDTFEEKGALKTLLYSMTGNEDGKIKIKIGEEIEVAEMKECSIITTSYSIGGEMVGAIGIIGPKRMDYMNTISSLKYLINSMEKKLIKGDKGS from the coding sequence ATGGAATTAAATGATAGAAAAATGAAAATTCTTCAAGCTATTATATCAAGCTATTTTGATACAGCAGAGCCAGTAGGTTCTAGGACGATATCAAAGAATTATGATTTAGGCATTAGCCCAGCGACGATTCGAAACGAGATGTCTGACCTAGAAGAGCTTGGTTTTATTGTGCAACCTCATACATCATCTGGAAGAATCCCTTCTGACAAAGGATATAGACTATATGTAGATATTTTGTTGGATAATCAAAAATCACAGATGAAAAAAATTGCGCTACTTGAGGATTTAGTACAAAAAGCAGATCGTATAGAAAATCTTTTGCAAGATATTGTTAAAATGCTTGCGAAGGAAACCCGTTATGCAACAATGATCTCCACACCACAATACAAGAAGAGTAAAATCAAAAACATTCAACTCATTTGTCTTGAACCAACGAAACTTCTTGCAGTTGTAGTAACAGATGGAAATACCATCAAAAACTATATGATCGATATTAAAGAAGGCATTGAACAAAATGTTCTCAACAGGCTAACCTTTATCCTTAATGAACATTTATACGGGTTAACTCTTGAACAAATTAATCTACCTTTGATCCAAAGTATTCAAAAATATGCAGATACTAATTTTGAAATTATTACCAAGGTTCTTGATGTAGTAGGTCAAACAATTGCGTCTATAGACGATACAGATATTTATACATCAGGCACGACCAATATTCTTAAATTCCCTGAATTTAGTGATGTTACGAAAGCAATGGAGTTAATTGATACCTTTGAAGAAAAGGGCGCTTTAAAAACGCTGTTATATAGCATGACAGGCAATGAAGATGGCAAGATTAAGATTAAGATTGGTGAAGAAATTGAAGTTGCTGAAATGAAAGAATGTAGTATTATTACGACATCTTATAGTATAGGTGGAGAGATGGTTGGTGCAATTGGAATCATCGGACCTAAAAGGATGGATTATATGAATACTATTTCTTCTTTAAAATATTTAATCAATAGTATGGAGAAAAAACTTATAAAAGGCGACAAAGGAAGCTAA
- a CDS encoding cysteine desulfurase NifS codes for MKELNVYLDNAATTKAMTEVITKMCIVLDEHYGNPSSLHYMGIEAEKEVTEARSILARLLKVEKKEIFFTSGGTESNNLAILGVARAYIRSGKHIIISCYEHPSVGRTAKQLEEEGFEVTTIPVHSDGTVNLEVLEGAIRPDTILVSIMHVNNEIGVISPLDKIGQIIKAKNPNTIFHVDAVQSFGKIWLQPKKWQVDCLSISGHKIHASKGVGVLYISQKVKIKPLMYGGAHQMGIRSGTENTAGIAGLGVAADYMYSNLTTNSQKLLELKAQLRDGIMNNIERTFVNGIEGNDSAHHILNMRFEGVKGEVLLHALESKGIFISTGSACSSNKPEPSATLLSLGYTEAEVNNSVRFSFSMYNTVEEINYCIKQLMEIVPVLRKFVRK; via the coding sequence GTGAAGGAATTGAATGTATACTTAGATAATGCAGCAACAACAAAAGCTATGACCGAAGTAATTACAAAAATGTGTATTGTGTTGGATGAGCACTATGGCAATCCATCTTCGTTACATTATATGGGAATAGAGGCAGAAAAGGAAGTTACTGAAGCTAGAAGCATTCTTGCTAGATTGTTGAAAGTTGAAAAAAAAGAAATATTTTTCACTTCTGGAGGTACTGAATCAAACAACTTAGCAATTTTAGGTGTAGCTAGAGCTTATATTAGAAGTGGAAAGCATATCATTATTTCATGCTATGAACACCCTTCCGTTGGGCGTACCGCAAAACAACTAGAAGAGGAAGGCTTTGAAGTGACAACCATTCCAGTGCATTCAGACGGAACAGTTAACTTAGAAGTATTAGAAGGTGCAATAAGACCTGACACAATACTTGTCTCGATTATGCATGTGAATAACGAAATTGGTGTGATATCCCCGTTAGATAAAATAGGACAAATTATTAAAGCAAAAAATCCAAATACAATTTTTCATGTTGATGCTGTTCAGTCCTTTGGGAAAATATGGCTTCAACCCAAAAAGTGGCAAGTCGATTGCTTAAGCATTAGTGGACATAAGATACATGCTTCTAAGGGTGTAGGTGTACTATATATTAGTCAAAAAGTAAAAATTAAGCCACTTATGTACGGTGGAGCTCATCAAATGGGAATTCGTTCAGGTACAGAAAACACAGCAGGAATTGCTGGATTAGGTGTTGCAGCAGATTATATGTACAGCAATTTAACCACCAATTCACAAAAGCTATTAGAGTTAAAAGCGCAACTTAGAGATGGAATTATGAACAACATTGAAAGAACCTTTGTAAATGGCATTGAAGGAAACGATAGTGCACACCATATCCTCAATATGCGATTTGAAGGTGTAAAAGGTGAAGTCCTGCTTCATGCTTTAGAAAGCAAAGGAATATTTATTTCAACAGGATCAGCTTGTTCCTCTAATAAGCCAGAACCAAGTGCGACACTTTTATCATTAGGGTATACAGAAGCAGAGGTCAATAATTCAGTAAGATTTAGTTTCTCTATGTACAATACAGTTGAAGAAATTAATTATTGTATTAAGCAACTAATGGAAATAGTTCCTGTATTAAGAAAATTTGTGAGAAAATAA